In a genomic window of Vigna angularis cultivar LongXiaoDou No.4 chromosome 6, ASM1680809v1, whole genome shotgun sequence:
- the LOC108342975 gene encoding nardilysin-like isoform X1: MSKESRLLLYPHQTTRTLGLLPPHPFLPAPIKTTLSLSQFTLTNNAHNTFFAARPRSLSLHSHFLYNHKRKKQPFIMGMNGASHHDNLVLKSPNDRRLYRLLHLPNGLRALLVHDPEIYPEGPPKHAPEEDEVEEGEEDEDDEEEYDDDDDEEEEEEEEEGDDEGDGEKDGVKGGGGAAAQSKKAAAAMCVGMGSFSDPNEAQGLAHFLEHMLFMGSEEFPDENEYDSYLSKHGGSSNAYTETEYTCYHFEVKREFLKGALKRFSQFFISPLVKMEAMEREVLAVDSEFNQVLQSDACRLQQLQCHTSSHNHPLNRFFWGNKKSLVDAMEKGINLQEQILKLYGDYYHGGLMKLVVIGGESLDVLESWVVELFGAVKKGQANPVFSVEGPIWKSGKVYRLEAVKDVHILDLSWTLPCLHQEYLKKPEDYLAHLLGHEGRGSLLSFLKSRGWATSLSAGVGDDGIYRSSIAYVFVMSIHLTDSGIEKIFDIIGFVYQYLKLLRQDSPQEWIFKELQSIGNMDFRFVEEQPQDDYAAELAENMHFYPPEHVIYGDYVYKTWDEQLLKQVLDFFIPENMRVDVVSKSFLKSEDFQNEPWFGSRYGEEDISQKMMELWRNPPEIDASLHLPSKNEFIPSDFSIRAGDTCADDFANSTSPRCIVDEALIKFWYKPDCTFKVPRANTYFRISMKGGYADVKSCVLSELFIHLLKDELNEITYQASVAKLETYVNYVGDMLELKVYGFNEKLPVLLSKFFSVAKSFLPTVDRFKVIKEDMKRTLKNSNMKPLSHSTYLRLQVLCESFYDVDEKLHYLNDLCLDDLKAFVPGLLSQLYVEGLCHGNLSKEEAIGISNIFKMNFPVNPLPTELRHTERVICLPSGANLVRDVSVKNKSEKNSVAELYFQFEQDFGLGSIKLKALIDLFEEIVEEPFFNQLRTKEQLGYNVECSPRVTYRVFGFCFCIQSSEYNPVYLQGRIDNFLNGLEELLDGLEGDSFENYKSGLMAKLLEKDPSLTYESNRLWNQIVDKRYIFDFSKKEAEELKNITKHDVVEWYKAYFKPSSPKCRRLLIRVWGCNTDLKVAEAPPESVQVITDAAAFKKQSKFYPSFC, translated from the exons ATGAGCAAAGAATCAAGATTGCTTCTTTATCCTCACCAAACTACAAGAACACTGGGCTTACTTCCTCCACACCCCTTCCTTCCTGCTCCAATCAAGACTACGCTTTCCCTTTCGCAGTTCACACTTACAAATAACGCTCACAATACATTCTTTGCTGCCAGACCACGCTCACTCTCACTTCATTCCCACTTTCTCTACAATCACAAGAGGAAGAAGCAACCTTTCATAATGGGAATGAACGGTGCTTCACACCACGACAACCTCGTTCTCAAGTCCCCAAATGACCGTCGTTTGTACCGCCTCCTCCATCTCCCCAACGGCCTTCGCGCTCTGCTCGTTCATGATCCCGAGATTTACCCAGAGGGGCCTCCCAAGCATGCTCCAGAGGAGGATGAGGTTGAGGAAGGAGAGGAAGATGAGGACGATGAAGAAgagtatgatgatgatgatgatgaggaggaggaggaggaggaggaggaaggtGATGATGAGGGTGATGGGGAAAAGGATGGGGTCAAGGGGGGTGGTGGGGCTGCTGCCCAGAGCAAAAAG GCTGCAGCAGCTATGTGTGTAGGAATGGGCAGCTTCTCTGACCCGAATGAAGCTCAGGGACTAGCACACTTTTTAG AACACATGCTCTTCATGGGGAGTGAAGAATTTCCGGATGAGAATGAG TATGATAGCTATTTGTCCAAGCATGGTGGCTCATCAAATGCATACACAGAAACGGAATACACCTGCTACCATTTTGAAGTGAAACGAGAGTTTCTGAAGGGTGCCTTGAAAAG ATTTTCTCAGTTCTTTATTTCACCTCTTGTAAAGATGGAGGCAATGGAGCGAGAAGTACTTGCGGTAGATTCAg AATTCAACCAGGTTTTACAAAGTGATGCATGCCGTCTTCAACAACTTCAGTGCCACACTTCTTCTCATAATCATCCTTTAAATAGATTCTTTTGGG GGAATAAAAAGAGCTTGGTTGATGCAATGGAGAAGGGTATTAATTTGCAGGAgcaaatattgaaattatatggGGATTATTACCACGGTGGATTGATGAAGCTTGTAGTTATTGGTGGAG AGTCTCTCGATGTGCTTGAGAGTTGGGTTGTGGAACTGTTTGGTGCTGTCAAAAAAGGTCAAGCAAACCCCGTGTTCTCAGTGGAAGGTCCTATCTGGAAATCTGGTAAAGTTTACCGCCTAGAAGCTGTCAAAGATGTCCATATCCTTGACTTATCATGGACGCTGCCCTGTCTACATCAAGAGTATTTAAAGAAGCCAGAGGATTATTTAGCTCATCTCCTTGGGCATG AAGGCAGAGGAAGTTTGCTCTCCTTTCTCAAGAGCAGAGGGTGGGCTACTTCTCTATCTGCAGGTGTTGGGGATGATGGAATTTATCGGTCATCTATAGCTTATGTCTTTGTCATGTCCATACACCTCACTGACTCTGGTATAGAAAAG ATCTTTGACATCATTGGCTTTGTCTATCAATACCTTAAGTTATTGCGTCAAGATTCACCCCAAGAATGGATATTTAAGGAACTTCAAAGTATTGGCAACATGGATTTCAGATTTGTGGAAGAGCAACCTCAGGATGATTATGCTGCTGAGCTTGCAg AAAATATGCATTTTTATCCACCTGAGCATGTCATTTATGGTGACTATGTGTACAAGACTTGGGATGAACAATTGTTAAAACAAGTTCTTGATTTCTTCATTCCTGAAAACATGAGGGTGGATGTTGTTTCAAAGTCTTTCCTTAAGTCAGAAG atttccAGAATGAACCTTGGTTTGGTTCACGTTACGGGGAAGAAGATATTTCTCAAAAGATGATGGAGTTGTGGAGAAATCCTCCAGAAATTGATGCCTCACTGCATCTTCCTTCCAAGAATGAGTTTATTCCAAGTGACTTTTCTATTCGTGCTGGTGACACATGTGCTGACGATTTTGCAAATTCAACTTCTCCTAGATGTATAGTTGATGAAGCATTGATAAAATTCTGGTACAAGCCTGATTGCACTTTCAAAGTTCCTCGTGCCAATACGTATTTTCGAATCAGCATGAAGGGTGGATATGCCGACGTGAAGAGTTGTGTATTATCTGAATTGTTCATTCACCTTCTGAAAGATGAGTTGAATGAAATCACATACCAG GCTAGTGTTGCCAAGCTAGAAACTTATGTCAATTATGTTGGCGACATGCTTGAGCTGAAGGTCTATGGTTTCAACGAGAAGCTTCCTGTTCTGTTATCTAAATTCTTTTCAGTAGCTAAATCTTTCTTGCCAACTGTTGATCGGTTCAAG GTCATAAAAGAAGATATGAAGAGAACTTTAAAGAACTCCAACATGAAGCCACTAAGCCATTCAACATATTTGAGATTGCAAGTTTTGTGTGAGAGCTTCTATGACGTTGATGAGAAGCTGCATTATCTAAATGATTTGTGTCTTGATGATCTGAAGGCATTTGTCCCTGGACTTCTCTCCCAG TTATATGTGGAGGGCCTATGTCATGGAAATCTTTCGAAAGAAGAAGCAATTGgcatatcaaatatatttaagatgAATTTTCCTGTAAATCCACTCCCGACTGAGTTGAGGCATACTGAGCGGGTTATTTGCCTGCCATCTGGTGCCAATTTAGTTAGAGATGTCAGTGTGAAGAATAAGTCAGAAAAGAACTCTGTGGCTGAG ctttattttcaatttgagCAAGATTTTGGTTTGGGGTCAATCAAATTGAAAGCTTTGATTGATCTTTTTGAGGAAATCGTGGAGGAGCCATTTTTTAATCAGCTGAG GACAAAAGAGCAGCTTGGTTATAATGTTGAGTGCAGCCCTAGAGTAACATACCGTGTCTTTGGGTTTTGTTTCTGCATTCAGTCATCTGAGTACAACCCAGTTTACTTGCAAGGTAGAATTGACAACTTCTTAAATGGCCTGGAAGAATTGTTG GATGGACTGGAGGGTGATTCCTTTGAGAATTACAAGAGCGGGTTAATGGCAAAGCTGCTAGAGAAAGATCCTTCACTCACATATGAAAGCAATAGATTATGGAACCAAATTGTTGATAAAAG GTATATCTTCGATTTCTCAAAGAAGGAAGCAGAGGAATTGAAGAACATAACCAAGCATGATGTTGTTGAATGGTACAAGGCTTACTTTAAACCGTCATCTCCGAAGTGTCGGCGTCTACTCATTCGAGTATGGGGTTGCAACACAGACTTGAAAGTGGCTGAAGCACCACCAGAATCTGTGCAGGTCATTACAGATGCAGCAGCTTTTAAGAAGCAATCCAAGTTTTATCCAAGTTTTTGTTAA